The nucleotide sequence AAAAATATGGGaagaataaataagggaacagaggaCGTTAACGGGACGTGTTGGGCATTGTATAACAACAGAGTTGCCCACAAGCAGGCTTGCCTATGTTGCAGGGACATATTGTGAATTATCTCAATCAGACAGCCCCTCTTCCGTTACAAGAGTTAGAGCTGAGAgcttctcttcccccagtaagtggaaataacacGCAGAATCAGCCCGGGGGATGCATACaatttggggggagggatacaCTGTGGGCTCGCCGGGGTTGGGAAAATCGATTGAAATGAGAAGGCTGGCAGAATGTGACTCCTGTCGCCATACccataaatgaaacttggttttgtggtggtcagcacgcttctaaaatgggcctacatcttgaagaaggaggaatatggaataatggttcggctaaaaggttaccacctggctattttttaatatgtgggtaTCGAGCATGGGGAGAGATTCCTGCCAAAGCAGTTGGAGATCTGTGTTACCTGGGAAGGCTTACTTTATTTACCCctagtataagaaatcttaaaaaacatcaaagatcaaaacaggccataacacatcatgaactcaccccagattgctgagaccaagtggaattatgggggcctggagagattattgctgcctctctcttggccccaggagtaggggttgcaaaagccctatccaccttgaataaaatggcttgttggagtataaaacaatttaatttaacatctcatataataagtaatttgttgatggatgtagatagTGTAAGGCATGTTGTTTTGAAGAATAGAGCAGctatagatttttgttactggcTCAAGGACATGAAGAATTTAagggcatgtgttgtatgaacctTTCTGATCACTCTCAGTCGATATCtaagcagcttcagcaactgcaagataacatgcataagattcagcaagtttcttctcctttggatGACTTTTTAGGAAGTCTAGGGTGGACAAAGTGGATTATGgagcttttgagaatgttagcaggaccaataatAATAGTGGGATTATTAGTATGttgtcttcctattttaatgagatgttgtctgtcttgtgtggaaaatagcacggaggctttaataaaaagaaaggggggagatgtgggtgtgcatgctggcttactgaactttcttgcccacactgacaatggaaaagtaaaaccagcactcgggtcagaagattaatgacatctgaaaacaagaaatagttacaagaaggccagaagaaaagaatgtgctcattaaggaagaaactgataaagaagggaccttttggaattgcaaaagcaggaacttatccactggctgtgtgcgggtagcaatgtttgtggaaagtaccaaGGGGAGCTACATTTAGAATGCACAAGAGTAGATAGGGGCTTGCTGCCATTcatagaaggcacaagagtatataaaggcttgcttgctaataaaccTTTCAGcatgacttccaatcatattgattgtctgtggtcttgtctcctgtggcctgcacgagATTTCGTCCCCACAATTTTTACCTTCTGAGGTAATCTCTCACATACAGGATGCACCCAAGATTCGTCCCAGGCATGTCCCAGACtgtcctgagctctgctgctgggacctgAGATCCCTGGTAGAAGCCCAAGACTCCTACAAGGATGCCAACTggaatattttttactttctggaAAAAGCTCTCACGCCCAGGATCGAAGCAGGGCTACTGCCAGGTATGTCctggtctcttctctcatttGTTTTAGGGTTACCTGATGCCaggtagcagccccagactcctccaaggaacaTACCCAGaggttttttctccctgaaaggacactctcttctctggcatctgcccaagattcctcccagacatgtcccacactgtcctgagccctgctgcagggacctgaCATCCCAGGTAGCAGCCCAAGACTCCTCCAAGGATGACACCTGACATATATTTTACCTTCTGGGGAAAGCTCTCACCTCCAGCATCCACCCAGGGTTACTGCCACGCATCTCCTGGTCTCTCCTCGCATTTGTTTTAGGGTCATCAGATGCCAGGGAGCAGCCCCACACTCCTCCAAGGGACACACGTGAGATGTGCTTTCTCCTGTAAAGAAAGTTTTTTGCTCCAGCACGCACCCAAGATtgctctcaggcatgtcctggagtcttttcacctctgctttagggaGGCCTAACCCTGGGGAGCAGCCACAGACTCCTCCAAAGAAGATACGCAGAAGATGTTCTCCCTGAAtggatgctctcttctctggcatctgcccaggattcctcccagacatgtcccagactgtactgagctctgctgctgggacctgAGATCCCTGGTAGCAGCCCCATATTCCTCCAAGGATGacacctgaaatatttattacctTCTGAGGAAATCTCTCACATCAGCATCCACAAAAGATTCTTCCCAGGCATGTCCTGGACTCTTTTCACCTCTGTTTAgggaggcctaatcctgggtagcagccccacactcctccaaggaagatacccagagggtttttctccctgaaagaacactctcttctctggcatctgcccaagattcctcccagacatgtcccacactgtcctgAGCCCTGCTGCTGGGACCCGAGATCCCGGGTACCAGCCTTAGACTCCAAGGATGCCAACTGAAATAGTTTTTACTTTCTGGGTAAAGCTCTCACCTCCAGTATCCACCCAGGCCTACTGCCAGGCATCTCCTGGTCTCTCCTCGCATTTGTTTTAGGGTCATCAGGTGCCAGGGAGCAGCCCCACACTCCTCCAAGGGACACACGAGAGATGTGCTTTCTCCTGTAAAGAAAGTTTTTTGCTCCAGCACGCACCCAAGATtgctctcaggcatgtcctggagtcttttcacctctgctttagggaGGCCTAACCCTGGGGAGCAGCCACAGACTCCTCCAAAGAAGATACGCAGAAGATGTTCTCCCTGAAtggatgctctcttctctggcatctgcccaggattcctcccagacatgtcccagactgtcctgagctctgctgcagggacccGAGATCCCAGGTAGTAggcccagactcctccaaggattCTACCTGCAATATTTTTGACCTTCTGGAGAAAGCTCTCACGCCCAGGATCGAAGCAGGCCTAATGCCAGGTATGTCctggtctcttctctcatttGTTTTAGGGTTATCTGATGTAGGTAGCAGCCccacactcctccaaggaagatacccagaggttttttctccctgaaaggacactctcttctctggcatctgcccaagattcctcccagAAATGTCCCAGACTGTCCTGAGCCCTACTGCAGGGACCGGAGATGCCAGGTACCAGCCCCATACTCCTCTAAGGAAgccaccagaaatattttttatctatACAGCCTCATCCTGGGGTTTCGGTACATCTAAAAGTTAATACCGTATGTGCAAGAATTAAGTGTGGTGACTTTTTCTTCTAGTCTTGTCAGTAAAATATGGTACTGTTCCTTCCTGCCACTCACTTAAAAACTTGTCACATCATTCGTCACTACATGGGaacataaataatttgctttctgggacaaataTTGCACCTTTACATTGCTGCCTTCTTACTGCTACAACGATTCAACGGTGACATAGTGAACATCAGCATTACTGGGAGAATTCTACAAGAACACTGTGCCTGGTAGTTTTCTTGACAGGTTTTTCACACAGTTtcagccccaagacttccctCCCCACACCGACGAAGGCAGCGACCCCAAGCAGAgaccctctccccatcctcacgCTCCCAACCTCTCCCTGAACCAcgtcctcctgcagaagctgcactctcagggcactgaaatcaaagggacattggatcctTTTCTCCTCGCTGAGGGGGGCTGGGTGTGGGGTTTTCACCTCCAGACTGAACTATGTCCTGCCATGTCCCCTGCCCTCTTCTGCTAAGGCACAGGCACGAGGGGAGGCCtcaccctgacaccccagcaggcgctgaccccagggccacacagggaggtcccccacacctccccttgccccaaaccccccagcttccccccacgccatcccctctgccacacacagccccagctccccacgccccacggcaccctccccccagccctgtcacacACCAAcaactgccacagcttcccctgccacGCACAGGGACCCTCGGAGCTGcccctgcacagaccccactgtcacacgcaggcagcctccacagctgcccccagccgccaccccccacaccaccccgggggggtctccacagctccccccaccgccccccactGTCAGAGGAGCTGCCTCACCGCTCCCCCCAACCAGACCTCACCGTTACAcaccggcagccccacagctcacacccccctcacacagaagaggccccacacctccccccatcccgacccctgtcacacacacgcggccccacatcccccccagccctgacccaccacacacacgcggccccacatcccccccagccctgacccaccacacacacgcggccccacatctCTCCCTCAGACCCCCCCGACCCTGTGCAGGCCCCAGCAGCcaggcggtgccggggcgggggggcagccacagtacctgccgcagagctggggctccggagaggtgaggagacacccccttcccctcaggcagcgcaggggttcccctttttccagccgggaggaggcggggggtgcCCGCAGAGCGCGGCCCCCACACCCCTCAGAGCCACCGGCCGCTCCGGGcagaggcgccgccgccgccgggacccCCCTGTGCCGCCGGGCAGGAGCCGACGGGGACGCCGCTGGGTCCTAAAGGCTCCCGCCTGCCTTCCGCGGGCGGCAAAGCTGCTGCTGGCGGAaagcgggggcgggggcggggggggggggggggggggggcgggcggtaTCACCGAGAACCacgtggcaggagctggggggggataaacaaaataacacacacacacacacacacacacaccccgacaGAAAAGctgcacccccccacaccccgcgAAACCAACAGCTGAAGCCGGGGagcgcccggcagcgccgggacccCGACCCGGGTAAAGGCACCCGGTTCCCGACGCGAACTCcccccggggagtgggggggcCGCCGCCTCTGCCTGGTCCCCCAGCACCCGCCTGGGGAGGCGTGGGGGGAAGCGGTGGCCGGTGCGGAGCGGAGGGGCTACTGGGGGGTGATACCGGCGAGCGACCAGCAGAGCCGAGGCCCGCCGTCTCCCGGAGGACGCCAACCcgccctcggggcgggggggccacCGCCGCCTCTGCCCGGTCTCCCGGCAGCCGGGTCTGCCCCGGCACAGCGCGCGGGGAGGCCAGGTCTACCCAGGGCCGCCTCAGGCACCCCTTCCCGCCAAAGCGCCGCCCCGCCGTGCCCCGCTCCCATGGCAACaggccccgcctccccccgcgcgCCGCGGCCGTTGGCTCTGAGGGGTGTGCGGACCGCGCTCTGCCGGGCACCCCCCGCCTTCTCCTGGCTGGAAAAAGGGGAACCCCTgcgctgcctgaggggaagggggtgtctcCTCACCTCTCCGGAGCCCCAGCTCTGCGCAGGTACTGTGGCTGCCCCCATGCCCTGGCACCGCCTGGCTGCTGGGGCCTGCACAGGGTCGGGGGGGTCTGAGGGAGagatgtggggccgcgtgtgtgtggtgggtcagggctgggggggatgtggggccgcgtgtgtgtggtgggtcagggctgggggggggatgtggggccgcgtgtgtgtggtgggtcagggctgggggggatgtggggccgcgtgtgtgtgaCAGGGGTCGGGATGGGGGGAGCTGTGGGGCCTCTtctgtgtggggggggtgtgagctgtggggctgccggtgTGTAACGGTGAGGTCTGGTTGGGGGGAGCGGTGAGGCAGCTCCTCTGACagtggggggcggtggggggagctgtggagacccccccggggtggtgtggggggtggcggctgggggcagctgtggaggctgcctgcgtgtgacagtggggtctgtgcaggggCAGCTCCGAGGGTCCCTGTGCgtggcaggggaagctgtggcagttgTTGGTgtgtgacagggctggggggagggtgccgtggggcgtggggagctggggctgtgtgtggcagaggggatggcgtggggggaagctggggggtttggggcaaggggaggtgtgggggacctccctgtgtggccctggggtcagcgcctgctggggtgtcagggtgaGGCCTCCCCTCGTGCCTGTGCCTTAGCAGAAGAGGGCAGGGGACATGGCAGGACATAGTTCAGTCTGGAGGTGAAAACCCCACACCCAGCCCCCCTCAGCGAGGAGAAAaggatccaatgtccctttgatttcagtgccctgagagtgcagcttctgcaggaggacgTGGTTCAGGGAGAGGTTGGGAGcgtgaggatggggagagggtcTCTGCTTGGGGTCGCTGCCTTCGTCGGTGTGGGGagggaagtcttggggctgaAACTGTGTGAAAAACCTGTCAAGAAAACTACCAGGCACAGTGTTCTTGTAGAATTCTCCCAGTAATGCTGATGTTCACTATGTCACCGTTGAATCGTTGTACCAGTAAGGAGGTAGTGATGTATACGTGACgtatttgtcccagaaagcaaattctttATGTTCCCCTCTAGGGACGAATTATGTGACGAGTTTTTAAGTGAGTGGCAGGAAGGAACAGCAGCATATTTTGGTGACAGGACTAGAAGAGAAAGTCACCAGGGTCATTTCTTTCAGATGTGGTATTAACTTTTAGATGTACCGAACCCGAGGACGTGGCTGTACAGTCTGAAAATCCTCTGTTCCCAACTGAAACGAGTGAGAATTTTCAATGTTAGAACTGCAGAGCCGTGCAAGGCCTTTCCTTCCTCTGGCTCCCTTTGCTTGGAGAAGGCAGGAGCTTTGCCTCTTGCTGCTGAAGgatgttatttttcaaaactgaggTTGGAATCTGTCTCTGTCTTCTTACCTGCACCTCAGTGGAGAAGGTGGACGCTGTTCCTCAGTAATGAGGTGGCAGTGCTGACAGGAGGGTTCATTGAAGAAATATTACCTATTTTTACTGGTAAAAagaatctgttgggttttttttttaagatgctaaGCATGACTCTGGCTAAAGGTAAAGTCCATTTACATAGTCTGTTTTggattactgctttttttttcttgaatcgTGTGCTGACTGAGGGTCTTACTGTACAAAAGTTgtcaaattctgtcatttctctgtgtttgttgttACAGATCATGGCACCAGAACAGAGTCCAGCAACTTCCGTCATCGAGACGGCCATCAAGATGAGGAAGGAGATGGAAGCCCGGAAAGGGCTCTTGGCCTGGGGACTCCTTAATGTGTCTCTCGCAGGCATGATCTGTACTGAAATGTATGTTAATTGTTACACCTGAGTCAAACAAGCAAAGCCTCCTCCTTTGTATCTCCCTAAATATTTCCCGGGACTGAATAGTTGCAAAATGAgaacttcttttgtttcttttcaggaCTGGAAAGCTCATAAGCTCATATTACAACATCTCATGCTGGCCACTCTGGTATCTTGGTGAGTTGCTGCAGCATTTAAATAGTTTTCagggttcttttctttttttcacttgtcaGTTTGATTGCTGGAGAGGTAGTCTTTAACTAgctttttttttaggaaaaaaaaaagggtttttttgtttgttttaaatttaaaccaaagctttggtttgctttctgctgtctccCTTGAAACTTGGAATTTCATCTGTTCTAGTGACAGGTAAGGAGTGTTAGCAGCTTTCTTAGATAGGAAGAGCTTCCTTGGTGCATTAAATCTGTTGACCGTGTAGAGGAAGGCTTTGGGGAACATGGCAGATTTTCCTGCTCTATTGTACCGTGGGCGTGGATGGCATTTCACAAGAATTAAAGTTTGTTTCGGAGGCGCAGACTCTAAGCCAGCTGTATCAAATATGATTAGAGGatgaagcaagaggaggagaaaaatcctCCAGAAGATGGTTTTTGAGAAATACTGTGAAACTTCATTGTAGTAGATTTGGAAAACGACTGTCcatctttaaaaattcaattcTAGCAGCATCAATTAATCTCAATACAGAAAGGAGAATTATCTCCCATGGTTCTGGcataaaaaagtgaagaaatcttAGCTATTGCCCAAACTGGTACTTACTGACAGCACTAATAATTAGACCTGTTTTTAATGGGTATATGCCCGTTTTTGCAAACAAGACACTTTGGTTATTCCCCGTGCTCAAGCTACAGtaaaaacttctctgtttcttctagaaCTCGCACTCGCATCTCTCTTCAGCCTGAACGCCGCCTTTGATTTCTGGGTGTACTTCAAATACACGGTGGCACCAACCAGCTTGGTCGTGAGTCCTCGCCAGCAGACCCTGCTGGGGTTGCAGAATGTAGGTGGGTGCAGTAAATATCTCTGGcaactctttttatttttttttgtttgtttgtttcaagatGGTGTCTTTCTCAACGGCAGGATTCTTTAGCGAAGCGAGTTCTGAATGGGCTCGTCTGACAGGAGCGGTGACTGAATTACCCGCAGCATGTTAAAATTCACCACGTCAAGTGATAATTTGATGAGTGTTTGTGGGGAGAACTGGAGGGGAAACAAACACAGACGGTGGAAAAGGGCAGGATGAGAGCGGCTGCTGAAGGACAGGGAGGGGCTTGAACACTGTGAGGTTGGGCAAGGAATTTGTGGCTTATCCATGGAACTAGGAGCAAGGCAGAGAGCGCAGGTTCATATTTAATTCTGATGTCCTACTGCTGTCACGCTGGGTAAGGAGAACCAAatgagagggacagacagaccttCGTGTGAAGTCTGAAAATGAGCCTAGAGAGTGGTCactcagaaagcttttgaagatCAAAGCAAAGTTCTGAAAAGAACCTGACAGGGCAAATAtaccaaaagcaaaatgctggCACGGCAGTATTGCACTCTGCTCGTCTGCCCCTAGAAAATGGGAAGCAGACGGTTGTAACGCTGTAACACCAAGGTTCGAGCATCTCCTGTGTTTATTTGCACACATCAACTGAGACATTCAACGCCTAAAGATGCCCAGAGTaggcaggtggaggagctgaTGAGATAGGCGATGGAGTAGAGAACCCCCCTGGGTTACGCAAGGTGCCTGATAACACTGAACTGAAATCCGAAGCTGCAGGATTCGTGCTGAGTTGTGGTCCTGTgtcaaagttttctctttttttctgtcagtggcttGACTGCTGAGTTCTGTAGGGGCCAGATTTTTCCAGCGTCCCTTCTAGCATCTTTTTTAAATCGCCTTAAGATAGCATTGAGTGTGCGTTTAAAGCGGGGAGGAGAGTTTGGGGCTGCTGCATCCGCAATGctaattctgtttttccttcttgcagcGGTACAAACAACTGCACCGCGTGAGCTGGCGGCAAGGAAAGCCCCGTCCCGGACACCTTCTCCGCTCCGGGGCCAGAGCGTGCTGAGTTACAGCCCGTCCCGCTGCCCTCGCGCCCGCCCGAAGTTTGCTACTGGTTGTACCCCAGGATACAGCCCTCAGCGATGGGCTCTGTCAAGCAGCAGCACTTCTTACGGCAGTGCTGGAACCTGTTCCCCGAGCAGCAGCTCCCGTCAGGTAAGGACCAGGCCAGCTCCTGAGGGTGCAGTTGGGGTCTTTGTTTGGTGCCCTGTGCCGCTGAaggggagcagcacccagcagagagttgtctgtgtgtgtgtttgctcctTTTGCAAAGTGGATTTAAATTTGTCATATGGGGATTTGTCCTTCTTCCCTAGTGCCGCTTCCTTTGGTTTAGAGCAGCTGGTTTGTTTCggaaca is from Strix aluco isolate bStrAlu1 chromosome 12, bStrAlu1.hap1, whole genome shotgun sequence and encodes:
- the LOC141928820 gene encoding transmembrane protein 209-like isoform X1, with the translated sequence MLSMTLAKGKVHLHSLFWITAFFFLNRVLTEGLTVQKLSNSVISLCLLLQIMAPEQSPATSVIETAIKMRKEMEARKGLLAWGLLNVSLAGMICTEMTGKLISSYYNISCWPLWYLELALASLFSLNAAFDFWVYFKYTVAPTSLVVSPRQQTLLGLQNVAVQTTAPRELAARKAPSRTPSPLRGQSVLSYSPSRCPRARPKFATGCTPGYSPQRWALSSSSTSYGSAGTCSPSSSSRQGGGSCWFLA
- the LOC141928820 gene encoding transmembrane protein 209-like isoform X2; this translates as MAPEQSPATSVIETAIKMRKEMEARKGLLAWGLLNVSLAGMICTEMTGKLISSYYNISCWPLWYLELALASLFSLNAAFDFWVYFKYTVAPTSLVVSPRQQTLLGLQNVAVQTTAPRELAARKAPSRTPSPLRGQSVLSYSPSRCPRARPKFATGCTPGYSPQRWALSSSSTSYGSAGTCSPSSSSRQGGGSCWFLA